The genomic window caCATgttcaaaccacctgagacgcgattcaaccatcttttccacaatgggtgctactccaactctctcctttgtatcttcattccttattttatccaatcgcgtatgaccactcatccatctcaacatcttcatctctgccacactcaacttatgttcgtgctcccgtttagccgcccaacactccgtacatAAAGCATAGCcagtcttatagcggtgcgatagaatttacctttaagttttaaaggcacttttttgtcgcatataaaaccagatgcactccgccattttgaccaacctgcttggatcctatgatttacatcttgttcaatctctccattatcctgtatgatgcacccaagatacttaaaacttttaacttttcgtaggatgttttctccaatcttcacctctatattggggttttcccttctcaaactgaacttacattccatatattctgtcttgctacggcttatgcgcagaccatacacttctagagcttctctccataactccaacttcttatttaggtcttctcttgactctcccataaggacgatatcatcagcAAAAAACATGCAGATATAAAAATTATGAAACTTTTAACAAAATATAAAGCTAACTAAcataattcatataaaaaaataatcattATATATTATGCATATATCAATAAGAAGCCGCGGCAATTGTTCCGGTATCCTAAAAACTTAGAGGGTAAAATGAAATCTCAGTTCAATTAGCTAAATTGAGTGGAATAAGTGGCAAACTGGTCAATCAAATTAATTAGATAATCTTTATTACTTCACGCAATTCATATAATAAGCTAAGCTAAGTCATCGATTAAATACACATCACAATAATATTCTCTGATGACAAAATTTCCACAATTTCTAAGACTGAAGTCAACAATCACCTTATTTTCTTTCACTAACAATTAGTCATCAGTGACCATTATTTCCACGTTTGAAACTTTGAATTGATCATTAGGGACTTTGAAATAATTAACATATGCAACGTCAAAAATTGTTCTATTCACAAGATCAGTGCCAAGTTGAGTTACAATATTTGTGCTGCTTTTTTTTTCACTGTgccttttatttttgaatataaaaataattctGATAACAATATAATAAACATGTAATATTTTCAAAGAAAGAAGGTAAATGTAGTCTTTAGAGCTATACACTTTAAGGTGTACAaaaaaattgtacaaaaataccttttgttctttgttttttaaTCTAATATGAAAGATATAAATATTTCTTGACTCCTAAATTATTGTAGCTGTcaattttttatgaataaaaatggtttttggttttatgataaaACTATAATGAGATTGCCTAAGATCAATGTATTTTATATTGATGGCTGCCTTTAGTAGCTGATTTTGGTATACATATAAACTAGTCGCGTAAATATTAGATAGCCATGGAaatactacaagaaaataagtGAATTTCCTGTATTGCCCTCAATGCCACATGCACTTATAAATTCCCACCATCCATTACCAAAACTCCAAAACATATCTTGTTGTGCAACCAATAATATGGCTACTTCCTCTTCCAACCAAGTTACAATCATTCTTTTTTGTTTACTATCTACAATCATCTTTAACTCATCATCACTAGTTATGTGTAATTCCATGATGGTTCATTGTGATGAGAAGGATGAGAGCACATTGCTCAAGTTTAAACATGAAGTCACAGATCCTTCTGGAGTACTCTCATCTTGGTCTTCTGATGAAGTAAAAGATTGTTGTCAGTGGAAAGGAGTTCATTGTGATAACATCACACATAGAGTTACAGAGCTTCATCTCCCTTGTGATACAATCCAATCTGATGAAATAATTGATAAAGATAATGAGAAACCGCACTGTCTAACAGGTGAATTCGACatgtcttctttgtttgatcttgaaTTTCTGAGTTACTTGGATTTGAGTAACAACGATTTCAAGACCATCAAATATGATTTCAATTCTATTCATAACAACAAGACAAGTAATGACTCCTCCAACATTCATTATCTTGATTTAGCATATAACTATCATCTTTTCAGTGATTATAATAATATGCTACATCAGATTTCTCATCTTTTTTCCTCTTTGCAATTTCTGGACCTCAGTGGTATTGATCTTTACAAGGAAATCGATTGGCTTCAATCACTGACCTCACTTTCTTCACTTTCAGAGTTACACTTAGATGATTGCAGTCTTAAAGATATAAATCCATCTCTTCAGTATGCTAATTTGACTTCACTTAAGGTTCTTAGTCTTGCTTCCAATGACTTCTCATCAATCTTGCCTTCTTGGTTATTCAATCTTAGTCACATCTCATACATTGACCTTTCAGAGAATTACCTGCATGGCCAATTACCTCAAACACTACCAAAATTTCATCAAAGCATTGAATCCTTGTGTTTGTATATCAATGATCTTGAAGGACCCATTCCAGATTGGTTAGGCCAACTTGATAAACTGAAAGCACTTGATCTTTGTTATAATAATTTTGATGGTCAAATCTCAACAATTTTGGAAAACTTACCATCCTTATTGATTGAATTGCGTCTGTACTCAAATTTCTTGACAGGAACTGTCTCTGAAAAGAACTTTCATTTGCTTTCCAAGTTAAAGATTTTAGGTTTAGGCTCAGAATACTTAGTCTTTGACTTTGATACCAAATGGATCCCTTCTTTTCAACTTCAAATCTTGGTTTTGAAAAATCCTGGTCCCAAATTTCCATCATGGATATATACACAAAGTTCTCTAGAATATCTGTACATTGGGAACTCAAGGGCTTCATTTGAACCTCTTGATAAGTTCTGGAAGTTTGCTGCTCAACTTGAAGTTTTGGTGTTGGTAAATAACTCCATCAATTCTGACATCTCAAATGTGTTGCTTGATTCCAAAGTTGTAATCATGCAATTGAATAACTTTAGAGGCAGTGTGCCTCAAGTGTCATCAAAAGTGACTCATTTGGAATTGTCTTATAACAATTTGTCTGACATTTCTCCTTTCTTATGTCAAAAGATGAAGGGGAAAAGGAATTTAGAGACTTTGTTCATATCTGATAATGCATTATCCGGAGAGATTCCAAATTGTTTGATGAATTGGACATCATTACTTCAAGTTAATTTGGGGAACAATAATTTGAGTGGCAAAATTCCTCACTCAATTGGCTCATTGTCTAGACTAATTTTTTTGAGTTTGGAAGGAAATATGTTATTTGGAGAGATACCTCTGTCATTAAAAGATTGCAAAAATCTTCGATACCTTATTCTAGGCGAAAATGCATTTTCTGGAACTATACCAAGCTGGATCAATCAAAGAATAAAAATACTCCAATTAGGATTTAATCAATTCAGTGGTAATATCCCAATTGAAGTATGTCATTTTTATTCTCTCAAGATATTGGATctttcaaataataaattatcaGGGTCAATACCTAACTGTTTGCACAATATGAGAAGTATGATTTCTCCATATGCTTCAATGGATGTGTTCAAGATTCTTAGCCCCACAAAATATACCAAAAGAGGTTTCAGTTATGTATACTTTAGGGTAGTTACAAAGTATATGGTATTACATTTTGTACATTCAATATGCCTTGTTGATCTTTCAAGCAACAATTTCTCTGGAACAATACCATCAGGGTTATTTATGCTCACTGGATTGCGATCTTTAAATCTGTCCCACAATCAATTAATGGGATCGATTTCACAACATGTTAGCAACTTGACACTGCTGGAATCTCTTGATCTCTCAAACAATTTATTTTCCGGACAAATTCCTCAGTCCATGTCTGGTATGTCTTTTCTTGGAGCCTTGAATCTTTCATGCAACAATTTTGAAGGCAAAATCCCATTGGGAACACAACTTGAGAGTTTCACAAACCTTAGCTATGCTGGAAATCCAAAACTTTGTGGACCTCCACTCACAAAACTTTGCCAACAAGATGAGAAACTAccgaacgaaaaacagaagagagaagaagatgatgatgatgatgatagctcTGAagtatggtcatggttttttatggggttgggaattggatttgccaCAAGCTTTTGGGGAGTATTGGGTGCTATTCTTTTCAACAGAAAATTCAGACATGGTTATTTCAGATTTCTAAATATATTCTATGACATTCTGATCCGCTGCTTCCATAGTAAGTAGAGGAAcaaattttgctttgcttttatTATTTCAGCTTCATATATGtttctaaaatgaaaatgaaaacaatatAATTAAGCTTTTATGTGAATAACTGGAATGCAGGTCCTTATTGGAGTGAATATTGCTTTGGCTAAGCTGTTTGATCATCACCAAGAAGCTCCACAGGTTGCATACATGATACATgtgaattataattttttttttttttaccaaagataggagactcgaacccgcaacctcttaattgagtatggggagactatgtcatttgagctattactcattggctacaTGTGAATTACTTTGATTAGATGTAATtgcactttttaattttatttttttacgtttTCTGTACAAGTTCTGTAAGATATGTTTGAAGATGTGTGCTTTGTTACATAATACCAGAAACACATAACTGGGAACATGCTATGTTTTTTATTATCCCTTGCCTTATGCTTTTTTACTTGCAATAAATAACCCTGTAAACAATAGATTCAACTtcaacatattttttatttttttattttttagcttcATAATAAGATATGTTTTACTACACGTTTAaagttttataataaataaaataacacaaTTTATTTTAGTGAAAATATACCACTTGTCATTCTTTGATGATTTTTATATNgaacaacaacaaaaaaattcttggaaaataatacaaaattttataaaaatcacATAGATACTTAGTAAAAAATAAcacaaattttgaaaaacaatACAAAAAATATTGTCATTTTAATGCTGTGAAAGTAAGAGTCTCTCtttctataaattattttttagtacttttttttttcaatgttaCAACTCTATTCGAGACGAGTTATCaatctctaaaaaattttaaagaatttactaatttattaatttttttatactcaatgctagggactaatttggtgtgattttattgAGTCTAGGATCAAGTAAAGGTCTCAAAAAAAGATCTAGTCATTATTTAGGATCGGATCCGAATCAAGGCGAACCTGACTTCACTCGACCTATGTGCACTCTAAAGtagtgtttggtggagagacagagacagaaagactgagactgagagacagagactaagagacagagattgaaataaatatcagtattctgtttggtgcaaaata from Arachis ipaensis cultivar K30076 chromosome B09, Araip1.1, whole genome shotgun sequence includes these protein-coding regions:
- the LOC110267066 gene encoding receptor-like protein 12, translated to MPHALINSHHPLPKLQNISCCATNNMATSSSNQVTIILFCLLSTIIFNSSSLVMCNSMMVHCDEKDESTLLKFKHEVTDPSGVLSSWSSDEVKDCCQWKGVHCDNITHRVTELHLPCDTIQSDEIIDKDNEKPHCLTELHLDDCSLKDINPSLQYANLTSLKVLSLASNDFSSILPSWLFNLSHISYIDLSENYLHGQLPQTLPKFHQSIESLCLYINDLEGPIPDWLGQLDKLKALDLCYNNFDGQISTILENLPSLLIELRLYSNFLTGTVSEKNFHLLSKLKILGLGSEYLVFDFDTKWIPSFQLQILVLKNPGPKFPSWIYTQSSLEYLYIGNSRASFEPLDKFWKFAAQLEVLVLVNNSINSDISNVLLDSKVVIMQLNNFRGSVPQVSSKVTHLELSYNNLSDISPFLCQKMKGKRNLETLFISDNALSGEIPNCLMNWTSLLQVNLGNNNLSGKIPHSIGSLSRLIFLSLEGNMLFGEIPLSLKDCKNLRYLILGENAFSGTIPSWINQRIKILQLGFNQFSGNIPIEVCHFYSLKILDLSNNKLSGSIPNCLHNMRSMISPYASMDVFKILSPTKYTKRGFSYVYFRVVTKYMVLHFVHSICLVDLSSNNFSGTIPSGLFMLTGLRSLNLSHNQLMGSISQHVSNLTLLESLDLSNNLFSGQIPQSMSGMSFLGALNLSCNNFEGKIPLGTQLESFTNLSYAGNPKLCGPPLTKLCQQDEKLPNEKQKREEDDDDDDSSEVWSWFFMGLGIGFATSFWGVLGAILFNRKFRHGYFRFLNIFYDILIRCFHSPYWSEYCFG